The following coding sequences are from one Arthrobacter crystallopoietes window:
- a CDS encoding glycosidase: MSTNPADRTNLRLKIVLDTLAEAAASGEAAMGGSAVLAQAITQLPLNDAESELLAGGVPRGHKSLTTATSKLVKAGWLVKKRGGWVLTDEGLRAAAAFPDAESLTDALQNGSPVPAVAAAAAKTSGSKSAVAQVEAVKQAGGRKPRAKKAVAAAAEPTAPAAAEPAAPTEPAAPSEPAVQAAVATAGQPAAVAIAGDFSTKLGAPENWQPHFDEIQMELDQTDSLWKLTAELPAGFYTYKVALDRSWEENYGAFGVRDGANHEFHHDGGALTFHYDHKTRDVSRV, from the coding sequence ATGAGCACAAATCCTGCCGACCGTACTAACCTGCGGCTGAAAATTGTCCTGGACACACTGGCGGAGGCGGCTGCCTCCGGCGAGGCTGCCATGGGCGGCAGCGCAGTCCTGGCGCAGGCCATCACGCAGTTGCCCTTGAACGATGCCGAAAGCGAGCTGCTCGCCGGGGGAGTCCCGCGGGGGCACAAGTCCCTGACCACTGCCACCAGCAAGCTGGTCAAGGCCGGCTGGCTGGTCAAGAAGCGCGGCGGCTGGGTGCTGACGGACGAGGGGCTGCGCGCCGCGGCCGCTTTCCCGGATGCTGAATCCCTGACCGACGCACTGCAGAACGGCTCGCCGGTTCCGGCTGTGGCAGCGGCTGCAGCGAAGACTTCCGGATCGAAGTCCGCGGTGGCACAGGTGGAGGCAGTTAAGCAGGCGGGTGGCCGCAAGCCGCGTGCGAAGAAGGCTGTTGCCGCAGCAGCCGAACCCACAGCGCCGGCCGCAGCCGAACCGGCAGCTCCCACCGAGCCCGCAGCTCCTTCCGAGCCCGCAGTGCAGGCCGCCGTGGCTACCGCCGGGCAGCCTGCAGCCGTGGCGATCGCCGGTGACTTCAGCACCAAGCTCGGCGCACCGGAAAACTGGCAGCCGCATTTCGACGAGATCCAAATGGAACTGGACCAGACGGATTCGCTCTGGAAGCTGACCGCTGAACTGCCCGCAGGCTTCTACACCTACAAGGTCGCGCTGGACCGGTCCTGGGAAGAGAACTACGGCGCGTTCGGCGTCCGCGACGGTGCCAACCACGAGTTCCACCACGACGGCGGCGCCCTGACCTTCCACTACGACCACAAGACCAGGGACGTCAGCCGCGTCTAG
- a CDS encoding DUF305 domain-containing protein, with translation MKRFTAISTTAVAAALFLAGCGSDTGSNTTGEFTGMDHSTMSHSPAPASSDAGGTHNSADAMFAQMMIPHHEQAVQMSDIMLAKEGLDPQITQLAEEIKAAQGPEIEKMTAWLQTWDEPMEMSGDHAMEGMLSPDDLAELEAAQGAEASRLFLTQMIEHHEGAIAMAEEEAANGQDPDAVALAETIVADQKAEIEKMNNLLAAL, from the coding sequence ATGAAACGCTTTACCGCAATTTCAACAACCGCCGTCGCCGCTGCCCTCTTCCTGGCCGGCTGCGGCTCTGACACCGGCTCGAATACCACCGGAGAATTCACGGGTATGGACCACAGCACCATGTCCCACTCCCCCGCCCCTGCCTCGTCCGACGCTGGCGGCACCCACAACAGCGCCGACGCGATGTTCGCGCAGATGATGATCCCCCACCACGAGCAGGCCGTGCAGATGAGCGACATCATGCTCGCCAAGGAGGGTCTCGATCCCCAGATCACCCAGTTGGCCGAAGAGATCAAGGCCGCCCAGGGACCGGAAATCGAGAAAATGACCGCCTGGCTACAGACTTGGGACGAGCCCATGGAGATGTCCGGCGACCATGCCATGGAAGGGATGCTGAGCCCCGATGATCTGGCGGAGCTGGAAGCAGCCCAAGGCGCTGAGGCGTCCCGGCTGTTCCTGACCCAGATGATCGAGCACCACGAGGGCGCCATTGCCATGGCCGAAGAGGAGGCCGCCAACGGGCAAGACCCGGATGCCGTCGCCCTGGCGGAAACCATTGTGGCGGACCAGAAAGCGGAAATTGAGAAGATGAACAATCTTCTCGCGGCCCTCTAG
- a CDS encoding DUF6153 family protein — protein sequence MSYGAAPRLALHLRPTLALFLGLTAIIFGIIGMHILNVSHQASVPATSGHSTSAPAAPAPATHHAPADKAMPSADTPTGMLSADGCAGGPCAGDHHLMAVVCVLMTIVAGFVLLFVPGWLRTRNWDGLRAPPKAVGPGAPALRPPSLVQLSISRT from the coding sequence ATGAGCTACGGAGCGGCACCCCGTCTCGCTCTGCACCTACGACCCACCCTGGCATTGTTCCTGGGCCTGACCGCGATTATCTTCGGCATCATCGGGATGCACATCCTGAATGTCTCGCACCAGGCTTCCGTACCGGCCACCTCCGGTCACTCCACATCGGCTCCGGCAGCTCCCGCCCCCGCCACGCATCATGCGCCCGCCGACAAGGCCATGCCCTCGGCTGACACACCAACGGGCATGCTTTCCGCCGATGGGTGCGCCGGCGGCCCTTGCGCCGGAGACCACCACCTGATGGCAGTTGTTTGCGTGCTGATGACGATTGTGGCCGGATTCGTCCTGCTGTTCGTCCCCGGATGGCTCCGGACCAGAAACTGGGACGGCCTCCGGGCGCCACCCAAAGCAGTTGGCCCCGGCGCGCCTGCGCTTCGCCCTCCTTCACTCGTCCAGCTCTCGATCAGCCGCACCTAG
- a CDS encoding NAD-dependent epimerase/dehydratase family protein, with protein sequence MRILVLGGTAWLGGQITTAALRRGHDVTALARGESGPVPEGTAFLRADRDSPDAYGAVARQSWDAVVDVSRQPGQVRRAVAALSSRTDLYIFVSSCSVYAGHDVPGADESAALLPALEADVMESMETYGEAKVACEQHVLDGFGPGRALIARAGLIAGPGDVSDRTGYWPLRFARPAAPDGRVLVPDAPELATQVIDVRDLAAWLVRAAEHNVSGTFNAVGEPMMLPAHLELARKAAGHIGAVVSVAPQRLADAGVNYWSGERSLPLWLPLPEYAGFASRDNSAALAAGLELRPLPETLADVLAWEQAAGADRLRKAGLTVQEERELLAAL encoded by the coding sequence ATGAGGATCCTGGTACTCGGCGGTACGGCATGGCTCGGCGGACAAATTACGACGGCGGCGCTGCGGCGCGGTCACGATGTCACCGCTTTGGCGCGGGGCGAGTCGGGGCCGGTGCCGGAAGGGACGGCCTTCCTCCGCGCCGACCGGGACTCGCCGGACGCCTACGGTGCCGTCGCGCGGCAGTCCTGGGACGCCGTCGTCGACGTCTCGCGCCAGCCCGGCCAGGTGCGGCGGGCGGTGGCTGCCCTCTCCAGCCGCACGGACCTGTACATCTTCGTCTCCTCCTGCAGCGTCTACGCGGGCCACGATGTCCCCGGCGCCGATGAATCTGCCGCACTGCTGCCGGCTTTGGAGGCGGACGTCATGGAGTCGATGGAGACCTATGGGGAAGCCAAGGTTGCCTGCGAGCAGCATGTGCTGGACGGTTTCGGTCCCGGCAGGGCGCTCATCGCGCGGGCGGGCCTGATCGCCGGCCCTGGTGATGTCTCCGACCGCACGGGCTACTGGCCGCTGCGCTTCGCCCGCCCGGCGGCCCCCGACGGCAGGGTGCTGGTGCCCGACGCGCCGGAGCTGGCTACGCAGGTGATCGATGTCCGGGACCTGGCGGCCTGGCTCGTCCGGGCGGCAGAGCACAACGTCAGCGGCACGTTCAACGCGGTAGGCGAGCCGATGATGCTGCCGGCGCATCTGGAGCTTGCCCGCAAGGCCGCGGGCCACATCGGTGCGGTGGTTTCCGTCGCGCCGCAGCGGCTGGCCGATGCGGGCGTCAACTACTGGTCCGGCGAGCGCTCCCTGCCGTTGTGGCTGCCGCTGCCCGAGTACGCCGGTTTCGCGTCCCGGGACAACAGCGCCGCACTGGCGGCGGGGCTGGAGCTGCGGCCCCTGCCGGAAACGCTGGCGGACGTGCTGGCCTGGGAGCAGGCGGCCGGAGCGGACCGCCTGCGCAAGGCTGGACTGACCGTCCAGGAAGAGCGTGAGCTTCTCGCCGCGCTGTAA
- a CDS encoding TetR/AcrR family transcriptional regulator — MTEIIRIAREHLATEGAAALSLRAVARDLGVVSSAVYRYVKNRDELLTLLVVDAYNELGDEVDKAVVSAGADYLAQYKALARAVRGWGIGEPSRYALLFGSPVPGYRAPAERTTGPGTRVVRALVDIIESAHRSGKIAPVERGELGESREQSALQPVLADDLARIRSELDLSAPEPVVIRGVMVWSALFGAVSFEVFGQYGENTFTDPAGLFEQHLDAHVRLLGLE; from the coding sequence ATGACTGAAATTATCCGGATCGCCCGGGAACACTTGGCCACCGAGGGTGCCGCAGCGCTGTCCCTGCGGGCCGTGGCGCGCGATCTTGGCGTGGTCTCCAGTGCGGTCTACCGGTACGTCAAAAACCGCGATGAGCTGCTGACCCTGCTGGTCGTGGACGCCTACAACGAGCTGGGCGACGAGGTGGATAAGGCCGTCGTGTCCGCCGGTGCGGACTACCTTGCGCAGTACAAGGCTCTGGCCAGGGCGGTTCGCGGATGGGGAATCGGCGAACCGTCCCGCTACGCGCTGCTGTTCGGCAGCCCTGTTCCGGGCTACCGTGCCCCTGCCGAACGGACCACCGGCCCCGGAACGCGGGTGGTCCGGGCGCTGGTGGACATCATCGAGTCGGCCCATCGTTCGGGGAAGATCGCGCCGGTGGAACGGGGGGAACTGGGGGAGTCGCGGGAGCAGAGCGCGCTGCAGCCGGTTCTCGCCGATGATCTGGCCCGGATCCGCTCTGAGCTGGATTTGTCTGCTCCGGAACCGGTGGTCATCCGAGGCGTGATGGTCTGGTCCGCGCTTTTCGGTGCCGTCAGCTTCGAGGTCTTCGGGCAGTACGGGGAAAACACTTTCACCGACCCGGCCGGACTGTTCGAGCAGCATCTGGACGCCCACGTGAGGTTACTCGGACTCGAGTAG
- a CDS encoding NAD-dependent epimerase/dehydratase family protein — MSDLHIVTGAGPIGWTVAEQLAGQGQRVRLLTRSGSGPEHPLIERRKVDVSQPAGFEAALENGVAVFHCVHASAYSAKTWARELPATEQTVLKAAGRAGAVVVFPESLYAYDRPQDVMTEHSSREAASGKPGIRAQLLRTRAASETPTVSMVASDYFGPRALNAHAGERMVSAVLAGRTIRVMGNPDIPHSFTYVPDLAAAMIAAANNPAAWNSVLHAPTGPAETQRTMAAAFARAAGVAAPKVGSIPGWMVRAAGLLSADARELAEMSYQFEEPFVMDSSYTQALLGLAPAPLAAAAEETVRWWQDEQEMAKS, encoded by the coding sequence ATGTCAGATCTGCACATCGTCACCGGCGCCGGGCCGATCGGCTGGACCGTGGCCGAGCAACTCGCCGGGCAGGGCCAGCGGGTCCGTTTGCTGACCCGCTCAGGCAGCGGGCCTGAGCACCCGCTGATAGAACGACGGAAGGTCGACGTCTCGCAGCCGGCCGGATTCGAAGCCGCCCTCGAAAACGGCGTCGCGGTCTTCCATTGCGTCCATGCCAGCGCCTACAGCGCCAAGACGTGGGCCCGCGAGCTCCCGGCCACGGAACAAACGGTACTTAAGGCAGCCGGGCGAGCCGGCGCCGTCGTTGTTTTCCCTGAAAGTCTTTACGCCTATGACCGGCCGCAGGACGTGATGACGGAGCACAGTTCACGGGAGGCAGCGTCCGGCAAGCCCGGCATCCGCGCGCAGTTGCTTCGGACGCGGGCCGCCTCGGAGACGCCGACCGTGAGCATGGTGGCCTCGGATTACTTCGGCCCGCGGGCGCTCAATGCCCACGCCGGCGAGCGCATGGTGTCGGCAGTCCTGGCGGGCAGGACCATCCGGGTGATGGGAAACCCGGACATACCGCATTCCTTCACGTACGTGCCTGACCTCGCCGCGGCGATGATTGCTGCCGCGAACAACCCGGCGGCCTGGAACTCGGTGCTGCATGCGCCCACCGGGCCGGCGGAGACGCAGCGGACCATGGCGGCGGCCTTTGCCCGCGCCGCCGGAGTAGCAGCGCCGAAGGTAGGTTCAATTCCGGGCTGGATGGTACGCGCCGCAGGTCTGCTGTCGGCCGATGCCCGCGAACTGGCGGAGATGTCCTACCAGTTCGAGGAGCCGTTCGTCATGGACTCGTCCTACACACAGGCGCTGCTGGGCCTGGCTCCTGCCCCGCTCGCGGCGGCAGCGGAAGAGACGGTGCGCTGGTGGCAGGATGAACAAGAAATGGCCAAATCGTGA
- a CDS encoding NAD(P)-dependent alcohol dehydrogenase, whose protein sequence is MTTSARAAVLRGTHEDFALEEISLDDPRPDEVVVRVVASGVCGTDLGVQAGHIPFPLPGVLGHEGAGIVEATGRAVTSVKPGDKVLMTFPSCGVCRNCRSGHPAYCVEFLSRNLLGGERADGSATIRQGDEVLYGHFFAQSSFSTRVLADERGLGKVDPEADLSLLAPLGCGIQTGAGAVLNVLRPAPGSTLAIFGAGAVGLAAVMAAALTGSVRIIVMDLVDSRLQLAKELGAADVVNSKETDAGEALAELTGGSGVTHAIDATGNAGVLGAALKALAPLGELGLIGAPAAGTTVDVDINYMLNGRRITGITEGDSMPQLFLPALVELVQQGRMPLEKLVTPYAFADINTAAQAAKEGSVLKPVLHFRDES, encoded by the coding sequence ATGACGACATCAGCCCGGGCCGCCGTCCTGCGCGGAACGCACGAGGACTTCGCGCTTGAAGAGATCAGTCTGGACGATCCGCGGCCGGACGAGGTGGTGGTGCGCGTGGTGGCCAGCGGGGTCTGCGGCACCGATCTGGGCGTGCAGGCGGGCCATATTCCGTTTCCGCTGCCCGGCGTGCTGGGGCATGAAGGGGCGGGGATCGTGGAGGCCACAGGCAGGGCCGTCACATCCGTCAAGCCGGGGGACAAGGTGCTGATGACGTTTCCCAGCTGCGGTGTGTGCCGCAACTGCCGCTCGGGGCATCCGGCGTACTGCGTGGAGTTCCTGTCCCGCAACCTGCTCGGCGGCGAACGGGCCGACGGCAGCGCGACCATCCGCCAGGGCGATGAGGTGCTGTACGGGCATTTCTTCGCCCAGTCATCGTTCTCCACCAGGGTGCTGGCCGATGAGCGCGGGCTGGGCAAGGTGGACCCGGAGGCCGACCTTTCCCTGCTGGCGCCGCTGGGCTGTGGCATCCAGACCGGGGCCGGCGCCGTGCTGAACGTGCTTCGGCCGGCACCGGGCAGCACGCTGGCGATCTTCGGCGCCGGGGCCGTGGGCCTGGCCGCCGTGATGGCCGCGGCGCTGACCGGATCGGTGCGGATCATCGTGATGGACCTGGTGGATTCCCGACTGCAGTTGGCGAAGGAGCTCGGGGCTGCCGACGTGGTCAACAGTAAGGAAACCGACGCCGGAGAGGCGCTCGCCGAGCTGACTGGCGGATCCGGGGTCACCCACGCGATTGACGCCACCGGGAACGCCGGCGTGCTTGGTGCGGCGCTCAAGGCGCTGGCCCCGCTGGGCGAGCTGGGACTGATCGGCGCGCCCGCCGCTGGAACAACCGTCGACGTCGATATTAACTACATGCTCAACGGTCGGCGGATCACCGGGATCACCGAAGGCGACTCAATGCCGCAGCTGTTCCTGCCGGCATTGGTGGAGCTGGTGCAGCAGGGCAGAATGCCGCTGGAAAAGCTGGTGACGCCATACGCCTTCGCGGACATCAACACCGCTGCGCAGGCGGCCAAGGAGGGCTCGGTCCTTAAACCCGTCCTGCACTTCCGCGACGAAAGCTGA
- a CDS encoding copper-translocating P-type ATPase: protein MNHEDHRRHMSGEHSARATVSEAEHVDHTTHGQAMPEGHAHSAVDEEHAVHQHGQHAGHSTAMFKNKFWLSLALSVPVVYFSPMFAHLLGYHIPEFPGSSWIPPVLGSLIYFYGGTPFLKGGWTELRSRQPGMMLLIAMAITVAFVASWITTLGIGNFNLDFWWELALLVVIMLLGHWIEMRALGSARGALDALAELLPDEAERITEHGTETVSISELSVNDVVLVRSGARLPADGEIIEGRAELDESMITGESKTVPRGPGDTVVAGTVATDSAVRIRVGAVGTDTALAGIQRLVAEAQASSSRAQALADKAAAFLFYFALGAGIITFIAWVLLGSPDEAVIRTVTVLVIACPHALGLAIPLVIAISTEQAARAGVLIKNRMALERMRTIDVVLFDKTGTLTKGQPGLTGIAAIEGMNDDDVLALAAAVEADSEHPSARAIVTAARNHGLRVPAASGFASLTGRGVKADVGASAVMVGGPNLIAAEGLDVPGEIREQTRPWVQRGASVLHVIRDGQVIGAVSLEDEVREESRQAITALQKRGIRVAMITGDAQQVADAVAAELNIDEVFAQVLPQDKDKKVGELQSRGLKVAMVGDGVNDSPALARAEVGIAIGAGTDVAMESAGVVLAGNDPRAVLSMVDLSRASYRKMIQNLIWATGYNIIAVPLAAGVLAFAGVAISPAVAAVLMSVSTIVVALNAQLLRRIKLDPAAVR from the coding sequence ATGAACCACGAAGACCACCGACGGCACATGTCCGGCGAGCATTCCGCCCGTGCCACAGTTTCCGAAGCTGAGCACGTGGACCACACCACCCATGGACAGGCAATGCCTGAAGGCCATGCGCATTCCGCCGTCGACGAGGAACACGCCGTCCACCAGCATGGCCAGCACGCCGGACACAGCACGGCCATGTTCAAGAACAAGTTCTGGCTCAGCCTGGCGCTGTCCGTTCCGGTGGTCTATTTCAGCCCGATGTTTGCCCACCTACTCGGCTACCATATTCCGGAATTCCCTGGCTCCAGTTGGATCCCGCCGGTTCTGGGATCGCTGATCTACTTCTACGGCGGTACACCGTTCCTCAAGGGCGGCTGGACCGAACTGCGCAGCCGGCAACCGGGCATGATGCTGCTCATCGCGATGGCCATCACCGTCGCTTTCGTCGCGTCCTGGATCACCACGCTGGGCATCGGCAACTTCAACCTGGACTTCTGGTGGGAGCTGGCCCTGCTCGTAGTCATCATGCTGCTGGGCCATTGGATCGAAATGCGCGCCCTCGGTTCGGCACGCGGCGCCCTCGATGCACTCGCCGAGTTGCTGCCTGATGAAGCCGAACGCATCACCGAACACGGCACGGAAACGGTCAGCATCAGCGAGCTCTCCGTCAACGACGTCGTCCTGGTCCGCTCCGGCGCGCGCCTGCCCGCCGACGGCGAAATCATCGAAGGCCGGGCCGAGCTCGACGAATCAATGATCACGGGTGAATCCAAGACCGTACCGCGTGGCCCCGGCGATACCGTGGTGGCCGGAACGGTGGCAACCGACAGTGCAGTGCGCATCAGAGTGGGCGCGGTCGGCACCGACACCGCCTTGGCCGGCATCCAGCGGCTGGTCGCCGAAGCACAGGCGTCCTCCTCCAGAGCGCAGGCCCTGGCGGACAAGGCTGCGGCGTTCCTGTTCTACTTCGCCCTCGGCGCCGGCATCATCACCTTCATCGCCTGGGTACTGCTGGGCAGCCCCGACGAGGCCGTGATCCGTACGGTCACCGTCCTGGTCATCGCCTGCCCGCACGCCCTCGGCCTGGCCATCCCGCTGGTAATCGCCATCTCCACGGAGCAGGCCGCCCGCGCCGGAGTGCTGATCAAGAACCGCATGGCGCTGGAGCGGATGCGCACTATCGACGTCGTACTCTTCGATAAAACGGGAACCCTGACCAAGGGACAGCCTGGCCTGACCGGCATTGCAGCAATCGAAGGAATGAACGACGACGACGTTCTGGCCCTGGCCGCAGCCGTGGAAGCCGACAGTGAACATCCCTCCGCCCGGGCAATCGTCACCGCAGCCCGGAACCACGGTCTCCGCGTACCTGCCGCCAGCGGGTTCGCCTCGCTGACCGGCCGCGGAGTCAAGGCCGACGTCGGTGCCTCCGCCGTCATGGTCGGCGGACCGAACCTGATCGCGGCCGAAGGCCTGGACGTTCCCGGGGAAATACGGGAACAGACCCGCCCCTGGGTTCAACGCGGCGCTTCCGTGCTCCATGTGATCCGCGATGGACAAGTTATCGGGGCCGTCAGCCTGGAGGACGAGGTCCGCGAGGAATCCCGCCAGGCGATCACCGCCCTGCAAAAGCGGGGCATCAGGGTGGCCATGATCACCGGGGACGCGCAGCAGGTCGCCGACGCGGTGGCAGCTGAGCTGAACATTGATGAAGTCTTCGCCCAGGTCCTGCCGCAGGACAAGGACAAGAAAGTCGGCGAACTGCAGTCCCGCGGCCTGAAGGTGGCCATGGTCGGCGATGGCGTGAACGACTCACCTGCCCTCGCCAGGGCCGAGGTCGGCATCGCCATCGGGGCGGGTACGGACGTGGCAATGGAATCGGCCGGCGTGGTCCTGGCCGGCAACGACCCCAGGGCAGTGCTGTCCATGGTGGATCTGTCCCGGGCCAGCTACCGCAAGATGATCCAAAACCTCATCTGGGCCACGGGCTACAACATCATCGCCGTTCCCCTGGCCGCCGGCGTGCTGGCCTTTGCCGGCGTCGCAATCTCCCCCGCAGTAGCTGCGGTATTGATGTCGGTGTCCACCATCGTCGTGGCCCTGAATGCCCAGCTGTTGCGCCGTATCAAGCTCGACCCGGCCGCGGTTCGTTAA
- a CDS encoding DUF3040 domain-containing protein → MPLSDEEKKRLAELEQQLESEDPRLAASLSGKGRQPGAGWKLSFGAKLMLVGAVLLLFSISTNISVLSVIGLVTLLAGMFRMATDWVRRN, encoded by the coding sequence ATGCCCCTGTCCGATGAGGAGAAAAAGCGGCTGGCCGAACTGGAACAGCAGCTGGAATCGGAAGACCCCAGGCTCGCGGCCTCGCTGTCTGGCAAGGGCCGCCAGCCCGGAGCCGGCTGGAAACTGAGCTTCGGCGCCAAGCTCATGCTCGTTGGCGCCGTGCTCCTGCTGTTCAGCATTTCGACGAACATCTCGGTGCTGTCCGTCATCGGGCTGGTCACCCTGCTCGCGGGGATGTTCCGGATGGCCACGGACTGGGTCCGTCGAAACTGA
- a CDS encoding HAD family hydrolase — MPQNNRKLGVLFDVDGTLVDSNYLHTISWWHAFRQLGRNVPMASIHRAVGMGADKLIAHLLGQDRDKDQDSQAEDAHGAVFSTYWPALRAFDGAKDLLERCSGAGLTVVLASSSKRRELDVLTAAIGADEAVDGTTSSSDAEESKPAPDILVAALKAGGLQAADALFVGDAVWDVMAASELGIPTIGLTCGGTGEAELRDAGAIEIHTDPAALLADFEASVLGQLASGAANAGQPVKPGQNP; from the coding sequence ATGCCGCAGAACAACCGAAAGCTCGGCGTCCTGTTCGACGTGGACGGCACGCTGGTTGATTCCAACTACCTCCACACCATCTCGTGGTGGCACGCTTTCCGCCAGCTGGGCCGGAATGTTCCCATGGCCAGCATCCACCGCGCGGTTGGAATGGGCGCGGATAAACTGATCGCGCACCTGCTGGGTCAGGACCGGGACAAGGACCAGGACAGCCAGGCCGAGGACGCCCACGGTGCTGTTTTCTCCACCTACTGGCCGGCGCTGCGGGCGTTCGACGGCGCCAAGGACCTGCTGGAGCGCTGCTCCGGAGCCGGCCTCACTGTGGTGCTGGCGTCCTCGTCGAAACGGCGCGAACTGGACGTCCTCACCGCTGCCATCGGGGCCGACGAGGCGGTGGACGGCACCACCAGTTCTTCGGATGCCGAGGAGAGCAAGCCAGCGCCGGACATCTTGGTCGCGGCACTCAAAGCGGGCGGACTGCAGGCGGCGGACGCGCTCTTCGTCGGCGACGCCGTCTGGGATGTGATGGCCGCCAGCGAACTGGGCATCCCCACCATCGGCCTGACCTGCGGCGGCACCGGCGAGGCCGAACTGCGGGACGCCGGCGCCATCGAAATCCATACGGATCCAGCGGCGCTGCTGGCGGACTTCGAGGCCAGCGTCCTGGGACAGCTGGCCTCGGGCGCCGCGAATGCAGGCCAACCGGTAAAACCAGGCCAAAACCCGTAA
- the glsA gene encoding glutaminase A, producing the protein MESPIQVYLQRIHDELSGLKDGTADSILSSLSGADPDSFGICLATADGHIYEAGDTRQEFTIQSISKPFTYGLALADLGLETVDEKIDVEPSGEAYNEISLAEGSGRPANAMINAGAITSASLVKGRGGQTRFQRIHKTFSAFAGRELDFDDRVFANELKHGHRNRALAHLLRSFDIIEGDPELALEDHFRACAVKVNCRDLALMATALANNGCNPISGEQVLDIHSVERVLSVMTTCGMYDDTGSWISTVGMPAKSGVSGGVLAVLPGQIGLAVFSPPLDGHGTSVRGTAAARRISQDMELHFVRAARTGRSAIHSSYDISAAPSAVRRNDEAAEFLRKHGHRARVTELNGDLLFAGTESMVRELTTLDKDVELVILDVRRVDEAAGVALRLLSEVRAGFAREGRELALIDTHGTLTRAFEEADRKVPSFATRTAAVEWTENQLISKYGDELSLPGKVAATDSPALSPLSDEDANAVQAWMEPKNYDDGDLIRRRNQPFGGIYFIVSGRVSTSVPGPDGRRMTLTTLSAGMTFGELALGSGNRQETSIRAEGPVELMLLSPGSLYDLQAEDPRLAAELWKALTRDAYVREDQYLRETAVRFRD; encoded by the coding sequence ATGGAATCCCCCATCCAGGTCTACTTGCAGCGCATCCACGACGAACTGTCCGGGCTCAAGGACGGCACGGCCGACAGCATCCTTAGCTCCCTCTCCGGAGCGGATCCGGACAGCTTCGGCATCTGCCTGGCCACGGCGGACGGCCACATCTACGAAGCCGGCGACACGCGCCAGGAGTTCACCATCCAGTCCATTTCGAAACCCTTCACCTATGGTCTGGCGCTGGCGGATCTCGGACTGGAAACGGTGGATGAAAAGATCGACGTCGAGCCCTCCGGGGAGGCCTACAATGAGATCTCGCTGGCCGAAGGCAGCGGCCGGCCCGCGAATGCCATGATCAATGCCGGCGCGATCACCTCCGCGTCCCTTGTGAAGGGCCGCGGGGGCCAGACCCGGTTCCAGCGCATCCACAAGACCTTCTCCGCCTTCGCCGGCCGGGAACTGGACTTCGATGACCGCGTCTTCGCCAACGAATTGAAGCACGGTCACCGCAACCGCGCGCTGGCCCACCTGCTGCGCTCGTTCGACATTATTGAAGGCGACCCGGAACTCGCGCTGGAGGATCATTTCCGTGCCTGCGCGGTCAAAGTCAACTGCCGCGATCTTGCCCTCATGGCGACTGCGTTGGCCAACAACGGGTGCAATCCGATCAGCGGCGAGCAGGTGCTGGACATCCACAGCGTCGAACGCGTCCTCTCGGTCATGACCACCTGCGGCATGTATGACGACACGGGATCGTGGATCAGCACCGTGGGCATGCCCGCGAAATCCGGGGTCTCCGGCGGCGTCCTCGCGGTGCTGCCCGGGCAGATCGGGCTGGCCGTATTTTCGCCGCCGTTGGACGGGCATGGGACAAGCGTCCGTGGCACCGCGGCCGCCAGACGGATTTCGCAGGATATGGAACTGCATTTCGTCCGCGCTGCCCGCACCGGCCGTTCCGCCATCCACTCCAGTTATGACATCTCCGCCGCTCCCTCCGCGGTCCGCCGCAACGATGAGGCGGCTGAATTCCTCCGGAAGCACGGCCATCGTGCGCGCGTCACCGAGCTCAACGGGGATCTGCTCTTCGCCGGGACCGAGTCCATGGTCCGCGAACTGACCACTTTGGATAAGGACGTTGAACTGGTCATTCTGGACGTCCGCCGGGTGGACGAAGCGGCCGGCGTCGCCCTGCGGCTGCTTTCGGAAGTGCGCGCCGGCTTTGCCCGGGAGGGGCGCGAGCTGGCGTTGATCGATACCCACGGAACCTTGACGCGGGCCTTCGAGGAGGCGGACCGCAAGGTGCCCTCCTTCGCCACCCGGACGGCCGCCGTCGAGTGGACCGAAAACCAGCTCATTAGCAAGTACGGCGATGAGCTAAGCCTGCCCGGCAAGGTGGCCGCGACGGACAGCCCGGCGCTGTCTCCGCTCAGCGACGAGGACGCCAACGCGGTGCAGGCGTGGATGGAGCCTAAGAATTACGACGACGGCGACCTGATCCGCCGTCGTAATCAGCCCTTCGGGGGTATCTACTTCATCGTCTCGGGCAGGGTCAGTACCAGCGTGCCGGGTCCTGACGGCCGGCGGATGACGCTGACAACGCTCTCCGCCGGCATGACCTTCGGTGAACTGGCATTGGGCAGCGGCAACCGGCAGGAGACGAGCATTCGAGCCGAAGGTCCCGTGGAGCTGATGCTGCTCAGCCCCGGCTCGCTGTATGATCTCCAGGCCGAGGACCCGCGGCTTGCCGCCGAGCTGTGGAAGGCGCTCACGCGCGATGCCTATGTCCGGGAGGACCAGTACCTGCGAGAGACCGCGGTGCGCTTCAGGGACTGA